TCGGTGTCTCCATCCGATCAACGCCAAAACTACACGACAACTTAAGCCGTGTCCATCAACCACCCTCGATCGATCCCTATGCTAATGCTAGCaaactagctagcttagcAGTGTTCTGTACCTGTCACTATATAGCACACCTGCTCTTGTTACCTTCCCAACTCCTCAACACACATTTCTCCAAGCTACTGCCCCCAAACCCTAGAAACTTCAGAGAGAATTAAATAAACACCCTCGCAGCCCAGCTTTTGACAAGGTCGCATGGAAGGAGATGGCTTCAGCAAGAGCGGGTCGCCGGAGGAGTCcggggcgcggcgggcgccggcgtACTACGAGTGCAGCTTCTGCAAGAGGGGATTCACCAACGCGCAGGCGCTCGGCGGGCACATGAACATCCACCGGAAGGATCGTGGCGGAGCCGGCGGCAAGTCCCGTGgtgcagcgccgccggccgggcaGCAAGACGGTGCTGGTGGGGATCAGGTTCACCTGGGCCTTACCTTGGGGAGGAACGAGGACAGCAGGGATGGCTTGGACTTGGAGCTCAGGCTTGGCCACTACCCTTATAACTAGCGCTCGCTAGCCATGTATTTGTGCATTGATAATTAATTTCGTTTACTAGTGGAAGGAATACATAGCTTCGTGCTACTACTGATTGATCGCTAAGCAGGCCATTTCATATTTGGTTTCCTGTTTTATTTGATTCGGTAGTTTGGTTAATTTCTAGTTTGCAACAAAAGCATAAGAAAGTCATAGACCACACGAGGAATATATATGGCTGCGTGCATCGATCGAAGCAGATCGGTCATCCTCTGTTTCGGAAAAAAATGAGGAATATATATGGTCAGTCATCGAGGCTGTTGTTTGTCCAATCTTCGTGTAAATATGTATGTGGAATGCATATGGTCTACTTGAGGATTTTGTTAACTGATATCTGTATTCTCTGAACCTGTCCTCAAATGTGGAGGTCTAATTTTCTTAAGACCTTCTTAACTTTTTAACATGGGAGCACACTACGTATAAACCCCCGGGTCCCTCCGCAGAATGGCTATACAGGAAGCAAGGCACTCATAGGTGGTGACTGTAGTATTTTGTCAGGTTTCAACAAAAGAGAGTCAACGAGTAACCACTAACGGAAGGGAAATTGTGCCCATCAGTAGTCTATAGGTAGTAGCACTAACGGTGGAATTTCCTGCCCGTCAATGATGATGTGCATTAGCGATGGACCAAGTTTGTTGCCCATCAATGATACTTGGCCAAAAACTATATATAACCCCCAAGCCCTAAACCAATTTTCCACTCTCCTCCCCATaactctctctccctccctccctctttgTGCTATCACCTCGCCCTCAACATCACGCCACTAGCCTCCTCGGCGTCAACTTTGTGCGGTGCTGGCCGTCTCGCCCTCCGCCGGATCCATTATGCTCCTACCTCGTCGAGGTTGTCCTGGCCGTGTGTTGGTGGCTGACAATCTACCTCGCGCCTAGCACTCAACCTCGTGCACTGTACAACAAGACTGTGGATCCATGACGATTTCACCATGACGGTCTGACGTACCGTCACAGATCGCCCAGAACGGTGTTGGTCCGACTCATAGCATCACAGATCGAGGTAAGGCCCATGGACCGCATGATGCGTGTAAAGTGCATACATGAACTTTGTTGTTTATTACCTTAGTTTCCATGATATTTGCATCACTTTTGATGTTATTAACCATGTTTCTAATGATTCATGTTTTTGACGTGTTAGGAGCTATGTAACTCCAATGGACCTGAAAATTTAGGGGGATAACTTTTTCATCAAGACAAAGACTGCGTGCAAAGGAAGCCCGAAGGGGAGCAGCCAGGGTCAAGATGGGGCCCATGACGCGGTGTTGGCGTCCAAAAtctgacaccggggatgctagACACCCCTTTTTTACGTTCAGTAGTGGCACCGGTACTGCTTCGACGATTCACACGAAGACTCACTCGAACTCAAGAAGCACACCAAAGATTTGACCCAGATTCGGGCCGCACGGAGGCGTAATACCCTACATCCTGCTCTGTGTTTATGCCTTCTGGGTGAATGGATTACAAGGGTCCCGGGGGACGCTCGCTAGCTCCGGGGGACAACTTCCTACCACAGGATTGCTCTTGCTAGTACTACTGAGTGCCTGGGTTTTGAACGCTTTCTAAGTCGCCCGTGGTTCCTTTTATAGTGCAAGGGGATACCAAAAGGCTGGGCTGCATGGGTGACACGCCACCCATGCACGTGTCGTGCGAACTGATGCGGTGGCGACACCTCTAGGGAACTCTCCATGCGCCGGCTCTCCACCCGCGCTAATGGGACAGGGCGCGCGTCTGGTCAGCCTTGACCGATCGGCCCTGTCTTGTCTTATTGATGAGTAGTGGAGATACCCAGGCAAGGGGTACTAATTGCCCTGCATAGTTGCCGGCGTCTGCAGAGAGCGCACGCCACCTGTTGCTCTGTTCGCCACCTAGTCCTGCACATATAAACATCCCCTGGAGGCCCTGCGGGGGTCACGTACCAGGCAGGATGGCAGCGCAACCGAGGCGTCCTGGGAAGGCGCCGCCCCGGAGCTCCCTGTCATCCAGTGCTAAGGGCGTGAATGGTGAAGCACGCCGCTACTGTTCATGGGGTAGCACACCTGCGATGGGCGGCTAGCTTTGTCTACTTGTTCGGCTCGAAAAACTGTGTGCAGGCCCACAGTTTCCGCGCTAGTGGGCACCTTGGATGTCagtggtgcgacagtagcccccgggtgcGTCCATTTGGCCGAGCCGGGGAGGTCGTCCTGCGGGCGCTGGGAACCCCTCCCATCAGTCGCCGGGAAACCAGCCCACGAACCGTGTGCCCCTCATGCGGTTAGGACTACCTAGTGCGATGTGACACGTCTAACCGCATGCTCTACCGCAAGATGACGCGACTGGCCGGGTCACCACTGTAGTGAGCACTTGAGTGTGCAGCAGGGCACCAGGGCCCGAGCCTCGGCTCAGTTGGTATAAAAGAGCCACAACGTAGGGTTCCTCCTACCCCCACCTCCCCGCTCCGCATCCTCTCGAGCCAGCCATGGGCTCCAAAGGTATTTATGCTCATTTGCATAACCATAAGCCTCATGGATTTCATCCACAGAGCCCGGGGCCGCACCAACTACGTCTCTCTAGTTGAtgcatgctcattgcatgaagataagtctCATGGGTCATTCCATCGAGCCTGAAATCACACCAGCTGCGTCACTTCAGCAAATCCATGCTCagtgcatgaagataagacccgaaagTTCTCTATCGGGCCTGGAACCGTACCAGCTATGTTATTCCAGTCGAATCCATACTCAATGTATGAAGATAAGCCCTAAAAATTAGGCCTGAATATGCATCGACTGCATCCCTCCAGTAATAATTCTCACCTAAGGGTCGCTCCCTGcaaccatgttcattacatgaagataagacccgtagGCTTCCTATAGGGCCTGGAAACGTACCAACTGCGTATTTCCAGCACACACAAACTTGACGAACGAGtcgagtacttaaaaactggaGTTCGGCTCGATAAGACCCCTGCAGGCTAAGTCGAATTTCGCCAGTTGCCAGGTTCGAGCCAGGGGACTCTAATACTGATGAAAGCTAGTGTTTTATTCGCCCTAGAGCGATTAACTGAACTCGATTTCTCGAGCATTTGGGCACATTAAGCATATATCCCTATGATCTCTTCTCATTGCATTTGATTTGACCTGCTATCAAAATCATATTGTGAAACTGTTACTTAACAGTCAAACAATAAAACATCGGCTCGGACATTCTCTGAGTCGACAACGCTTCTCATTTGAAGTATAACTCGATGAAATACCAAGTTTGCAGCATTATGCAACTGGCTCAACAGCAAAATGAGTTTATTCTTTACGGGGAAAGTCCCTACTAAAGTCTACAACTCAActaggcacttgggggctactgacgtggttatgactaaccacgtgcTCGACTCGAATATACCCGTTACGgcccagctgggggcccacaaggaagcctattatgactccaggagtctacatgccaaatctcgcgactcaagataaggaaggttaattagagtatatctccccattgtaaccgacttgtaCTCTACCATAGACCtgggttcctgcatatataaaggaccaggagcgGGAGCCAAGGGAACACCCCAACTTAGTTAgaagtcgcctagacgcactcactagatcgaatctgtgcatctagcctccgcgacaccccattgtaatcgacttatcaatacagatcagacaagcaggacatagggctattacctcatcgagggccctgaacctgggtaaatcgtgttcccTGTGTCCTTTTTAGCTGACGAGTTCGCCAGCACAtacactcgaaatctttcctagatacaaatccaccaatatggacattgtcgaagtcacccCTTCGTCAAGAGTCTTTTCCCTTACTTTGCTATGGTCGCATCAACAAGCTCAGATGAGCACAGCCTAATcgtgtcattggacgcacccgacactcggggccTGCGCCCAATCGACCACAATCTTGTCGACTCTAAACTTgacattggacgcacccggcACTTGGAGGCTGCGCCCGGACGATCTAACGTTCCACTCGGCTCTCACGGGCTGTCTCATAAAGTACATCAGAAACATCATTCAACGGCCAACGCTTTCCAAAGTACCAAAAGCCTGAGCTCACGCCAGTTTTCAGCAGAACATCTCAAAGGATTTCTTTATTCTACCATCGAGAACAGAGGTATGATTTCCTTTATTTCAAAGATACTGGAAGCTACAAATTACAAAGGAGCTCAAAGTATTTAGGTCTGCGCAGGATTGCAAACCAATCATGTACAaacccgggggctactcccaccgggagcgctggtcgcgcacccggtaAAAACAATACTGACACCACTATGCCTATATCTATAACGGATGAAAAAAGACTGCTCTACTCCAAAGCCATAAGAGTAACCAGCTGGCGCGCCGTGTGCTCCATTGCATCGTAAATCAGACCCAGCTGAGCGTCATCTAGCACAGAGGAGGGAGTAAGATGTAGGAAGTCCAAGTTCAATGAGGGGTAGTAGAGCCGAACAAACGCGAGGGCCAGAACTGCCCCCTCCACAAGTTGTTCGTGCGTAGCCCCCTTCACTACTGCACCTTCACAGAATTTTTCGATCAACCCCTTCAGATCAACTGGCACAGGTAGCTCTGGGAACAAGTTGTGATGCACCTCAGTCAAACAGTGGCTGCAGGACTTCAGGCAGATCACAGCTCTTGTAACTCGATCTTGCAGCAATGCAAGGGTATAACCCTTATCGTGCTTCGACCAGAAGGCTGGATTCATCGGACCCGATTGTGTTATAGCATCAAGGCGATTCTTCACACGTTCAACTTCAACATATGGTTCTGGCATCATATCTACAAAAGGAAGCAAATCAAAACAACCTCAAGAATCAGCTGGTACAACTTTTTCAAACATGGGAACAAATAGTTACCTCGCAAGTCAGAGCTTAGCTTCACCACCTCCCCAAGAAGGAAGTCTTCTCGGCCTGACGCGGCTCGATTTTCTGACTGAAGCAGCGAAATCTCATCCCGTGCTCGCGCAAATTGGTGTTCAGCATGTCTCAAGCGAGTGTGCATAATCTCAAGTTCAGCTGAAGATTCCATCCTTTCCCGCAGGAGACTTCACTGTTTATTAGCCGATCGAGTTTTTAAGCAGATTATTATGCTCGAGCCCGCACTTGACTACTTATAGTCAGCTGCAGCCTCGGTATCAGCATCAGGTCATAGCTCCTCGACTGATCTAGCCAAAAAGATGACTGATCAAGAGCTCGACGAGTTTGAACTACGACGTTCACTCTAGCTTTCTCGTCACAAGGATCCCAGCGGACATCTACACATAAGACAAAGACATTATTTTCAGGATGACATGAACGGCAAGTCGTAAGAAGAAACAGGAGCCCGTACACTGGAGTTGACTGCTCAAGATTCGAAGCTCTCCAAAAATAAACTCCTGCCGGTTGACTGCAGCTTTCAGCCTGGCCTTGCTGATTTGAGCGTCACTCAATGTGTCAGCGCTTTAATTTAGCTAGTCGAGCCTCGGCATCCTGCAACTGCCTCTGGGAGAGAGTCGAGTTGACTTGAGCCCTCTTGTCTGAGTCGACTCGAGGGCCGCTAGAAGAAGCTACTTTTGCAGTTGAGATCGGGCAATTTGTTTGTCTTTTTTGCCTCTACGTGAAAAAGATTCAGGTCACTTCATCATTAAGCAAATCTCCTTCAGGGGTCGGCTCAAAAATCTTCGATTTCATTTCAAATGCTCAACTAGAGTAGTTCTTTacaaaaaataagaaattCACAAAGGAGAAAGGGAGTTAAATATTTCTAATGAAAGATCGCCACCTCCGGGTCACCAGATGCGCGAAATCTATCTCCTCGATTGATTTGCGAGGTTGCCGTGACGAGATAGCAGCCAGCTCTTTGCCCTTTCCTATAAAGGGCCTTAGATTGATCTCGTCGCCTGCCTTCGATCGAGTCAACAGAGAAGCAACTCGGCGCAGAACATCTTTCTCAACGCCATGTGCGGAAGCAAACGTGAAGAATAGCTCTGCGCCAGCCAACGACTAAATCGGCAGAACCTATCTACCGGGTCCTAGCTCGCAGTGAAGAAGTCAATGAGTCCGTTCAGCGACTCCGGAACTGGCCCGTCAGGAAACATTTTCCTAATCACATTGGTCAGTATCTTCGTCACTTGCCGGAACTTGCCCTTGGCTTAGGCATTATGCCTTCGACAGCTTCTAAGGCATCAGTGAAGCTTTGACTCTTCTTCTTGAATTGAGCCTCGACGGAGGCGTCAAGGGTTCCTGTAAAAGAAGGGGAGAAAATTGAACACTATATAAGAGGTTAAAAATCTCATCAGCGACAGATTCAAATACTCACCGGCAACAGATCGAGCGGCTCCTTTGAGGCGCTCGGTCCAAGCTTTTTCTCGCTCTTTCTCTGTAGAGAGGCGAGAATCTACAAGTTTTTGAAGGCGACATTTCTTAACAGCCGTTTCCCCTAACTCCTGACGACATTGATCCAGCTCTGTCCGGAGGCGATCGTGTTTTGCTTTCATCTTCTCGAACTCATCAATGAGACTCGTCATGGAAAGGATGATTCGCTTAACAATTGAAGTCTGAAGTCATTGCTTGAGTATCACTTCCACCGGGAGGTcaggacaaaaaaaactatttacTTACGTGTTGACTCGAAGCTGGAGTCGTCGCCTGAGGATGAGTCGACTCGTCTGGTCGACTCCCTCCGCTCACTTCCGGGGGATTAGCTGTTGGAGCTTCCCCGGTGGGATTCACCTTGTCTTTGGTTGACTGATCCGACCCTTTCGGGTCCAGACTAGTCGACTCAGGCTCAGGAGTCTTCTTGTTTTCGCCTGGCCACAGTTTGGCTGAACAAGAGTTTTGAGATACAGTAAAAATCTCTAGAAACGCTGAAGCAGAATCGTGAAAAAATTTACCTGCTACGGTCAAGCCGAGCAAGAAGACCATAACGACGAGCCGCGACGGGCCCGCCGGACTTGGTTCTTTTAACCGCAGGTACAGATACGGAAGACTCGACGATCGGGTCCTTCGATTGGGTTTGTACCTGCGGAACACTGTCTTCTCTGCTGCGCTTCTTCGCCGGTGGAGAAAAGCTGCTCGGCTCATTGTCAGGTCCTTGCAGTCAAAAGCATGATCAGTCATATAGCTCAGGTCAAAGCTAACGGGTTTGGTAAAAGTCCTAGAGGCTACCTTTTCCCGAGGCCTATCAGGTCCATAAGGGGCCACCGGAGGGTCAATCTCACACGGCTCTGACTCCTCCAAGGCAGTGAGCCATCGAACCCGACGACACACCTCGGTTGAAGGAAACTCTACTGTGCTTATCCGTGTCGAGTCACGAATCCC
This is a stretch of genomic DNA from Brachypodium distachyon strain Bd21 chromosome 1, Brachypodium_distachyon_v3.0, whole genome shotgun sequence. It encodes these proteins:
- the LOC104581666 gene encoding uncharacterized protein LOC104581666; the encoded protein is MEGDGFSKSGSPEESGARRAPAYYECSFCKRGFTNAQALGGHMNIHRKDRGGAGGKSRGAAPPAGQQDGAGGDQVHLGLTLGRNEDSRDGLDLELRLGHYPYN